One Bacillus amyloliquefaciens DSM 7 = ATCC 23350 DNA window includes the following coding sequences:
- the aroD gene encoding type I 3-dehydroquinate dehydratase, whose translation MHTITIKNTVIGEGLPKIIVPLMAAGEKELLEEMEAVNKLHPDIIEWRADVYEHVDSLDAVKDMLEKLRKAAGETPLLFTFRSHKEGGNKVIDGRFYIELLKTAIETKHIDLIDVELFTGDAEVKSIVKTAEENGVYVIMSNHDFHQTPKKEEIISRLRKMQAYGAHIPKIAVMPQSTEDVFVLLDATHTMKTQFADRPIITMSMAGTGLISRLAGEVFGSACTFGAGKEASAPGQIPVDELRSVLSILNKNM comes from the coding sequence ATGCATACTATTACAATCAAAAACACGGTTATCGGCGAAGGCCTTCCGAAGATCATTGTGCCGCTGATGGCAGCCGGAGAGAAAGAGCTTCTTGAAGAAATGGAAGCCGTTAATAAGCTTCACCCGGATATCATTGAGTGGCGGGCGGATGTTTACGAGCATGTTGACAGCCTGGACGCCGTAAAAGACATGCTTGAAAAATTGCGGAAAGCCGCAGGCGAAACACCGCTGCTTTTCACCTTCAGAAGCCATAAAGAAGGCGGAAATAAAGTCATTGACGGCCGCTTTTACATTGAATTGCTCAAAACCGCAATCGAAACAAAACACATTGACCTTATAGACGTTGAATTGTTTACAGGCGATGCCGAGGTCAAATCAATTGTAAAAACCGCTGAAGAAAACGGCGTATATGTCATCATGTCCAATCATGATTTTCATCAGACACCGAAAAAAGAGGAAATCATTTCCCGGCTGCGCAAAATGCAGGCGTATGGCGCGCATATTCCGAAAATCGCGGTGATGCCGCAAAGCACTGAAGATGTTTTCGTCTTATTGGATGCCACACACACGATGAAAACACAATTCGCAGACCGGCCGATCATCACGATGTCCATGGCAGGCACGGGCCTGATCAGCCGCCTGGCCGGCGAAGTCTTCGGCTCGGCATGCACGTTCGGCGCGGGCAAAGAAGCATCAGCGCCCGGACAGATTCCCGTTGATGAATTGCGCAGTGTACTCAGCATTTTAAATAAAAATATGTAA
- a CDS encoding shikimate dehydrogenase has translation MKKDLGRINGKTQLIGLFATPIGHSLSPAMHNLAFKKLGLNYAYLAFEVGNEQLEDVVTGMRALNVRGFNVSMPNKMKILPYLDELADSAKFTGAVNTVVNENGTLIGHSTDGMGYVRNLKEHGIDITGKKMTLVGSGGAATPIAIQSALEGLGEISIFARNDAFFEKAEENVRIINEEMKGSSCKANIFPLEDQDALRAEIATSDIFTNGTGVGMKPLEGLSVIEDTSMLRPDLIVTDVVYNPVTSKLLEQAQEAGCKTINGLGMMLWQGAMAFEYWTGREMPVQYIKEQMFE, from the coding sequence ATGAAGAAAGATTTAGGACGGATTAACGGAAAAACTCAGCTTATCGGATTATTCGCGACACCGATCGGACATTCTTTATCTCCGGCGATGCACAACCTGGCGTTTAAAAAATTAGGGCTGAACTACGCTTACCTCGCGTTTGAAGTCGGCAATGAACAGCTTGAAGACGTGGTAACGGGAATGCGCGCCTTAAACGTCAGAGGCTTCAATGTTTCGATGCCGAACAAGATGAAAATTCTCCCTTACCTCGATGAACTCGCGGATTCAGCGAAATTCACCGGTGCAGTTAATACAGTGGTTAATGAAAACGGCACATTGATCGGACACTCCACTGACGGTATGGGATACGTCCGCAACTTAAAAGAACACGGCATCGATATCACAGGCAAAAAAATGACGCTTGTCGGTTCCGGCGGGGCTGCCACTCCGATTGCGATTCAATCCGCATTGGAAGGTCTCGGCGAAATCTCAATTTTCGCCCGCAATGACGCGTTTTTCGAAAAAGCGGAAGAAAATGTCCGCATCATCAATGAAGAAATGAAAGGCTCTTCTTGTAAAGCGAATATCTTCCCGCTAGAAGATCAAGATGCGCTACGTGCTGAAATCGCCACAAGCGATATTTTCACAAACGGAACGGGTGTCGGCATGAAACCGCTTGAAGGCTTGAGCGTCATTGAAGACACATCCATGCTCCGTCCGGATTTGATTGTGACAGACGTCGTTTACAACCCCGTTACGTCGAAATTGCTCGAACAGGCACAAGAGGCCGGCTGCAAAACCATTAACGGCCTCGGCATGATGCTTTGGCAGGGCGCCATGGCGTTTGAATACTGGACAGGCCGTGAAATGCCGGTTCAGTATATTAAAGAGCAAATGTTTGAATAA
- a CDS encoding LacI family DNA-binding transcriptional regulator, which translates to MKQQKKRRVTLQQVAEHAGVSTSTASLIVRNNPRISEATREKVLQSMRELGYVYDRVAANLRSQTSTTVGLIITDISNTFFSEFLIGVQNTLEEVGLTVLLGTTFDSVAKQEQLISTMLEHRVGGLILCPVSGAAEETLSRLEQLDIPVVLAVREIADADCDFVGADYEEGTYKAVHHLIEKGHQEIAFLGGVKHSSTWTKRMKGLKKALREADLEVKNEFVIDSAPTREAGYEAVMELLRRPERPTAIFCFSDLVAFGVMQGIRKAGLIPGEDIDIVGFDNVPEAEISYPPLTTVSSFPRQSGKEAAQLLHDKIASSQHKKQRIILAPELVIRESSSKKRNA; encoded by the coding sequence ATGAAACAGCAAAAAAAACGCCGGGTGACATTGCAGCAGGTCGCTGAGCATGCCGGCGTCTCAACATCGACCGCCTCATTAATCGTCCGCAATAATCCGCGAATTTCCGAAGCGACCCGTGAAAAAGTGCTGCAATCCATGCGGGAACTGGGGTACGTGTATGATCGGGTCGCCGCGAATTTACGATCACAGACGTCTACAACGGTAGGACTGATTATTACTGACATTTCCAATACGTTTTTCTCAGAATTTCTGATCGGCGTTCAGAATACGCTCGAGGAAGTCGGATTAACGGTGCTGTTAGGCACGACATTTGATTCTGTCGCGAAGCAGGAGCAGCTGATCTCGACTATGCTGGAACACAGGGTCGGCGGATTGATTTTATGTCCGGTTTCAGGCGCGGCCGAGGAAACCCTTTCCCGCCTTGAACAGCTTGACATTCCGGTCGTGCTCGCCGTCAGGGAAATCGCCGATGCCGACTGTGATTTTGTCGGAGCCGATTATGAAGAAGGCACCTATAAGGCAGTGCATCATCTCATTGAAAAAGGCCATCAGGAGATTGCGTTTCTGGGCGGCGTGAAGCACTCATCTACATGGACAAAACGGATGAAAGGTTTAAAAAAAGCGCTCCGTGAGGCCGATCTTGAAGTGAAAAATGAATTTGTCATTGACAGTGCACCGACCCGCGAGGCAGGCTATGAAGCAGTGATGGAGCTGCTCCGCCGGCCTGAGCGCCCGACCGCGATTTTCTGCTTCAGTGATTTGGTCGCGTTCGGTGTCATGCAAGGGATCAGAAAAGCCGGGCTCATCCCGGGCGAAGATATTGATATTGTCGGTTTTGATAACGTGCCGGAAGCTGAAATTTCTTATCCCCCGCTCACAACCGTTTCTTCCTTTCCGCGGCAGTCGGGAAAAGAAGCGGCTCAATTGCTGCATGATAAAATCGCCAGTTCCCAGCACAAAAAACAGCGCATTATTCTGGCGCCTGAGCTGGTCATTCGGGAATCTTCATCAAAAAAGCGGAACGCCTGA
- a CDS encoding multifunctional 2',3'-cyclic-nucleotide 2'-phosphodiesterase/3'-nucleotidase/5'-nucleotidase, with protein MRIQKRRCSVNMTLRILLPLVMILSLILPTSPIKAEENKSSSVNLSILATTDVHANMMDYDYYSDKPTTEFGLARTAQLIEKHRRENPNTLLVDNGDLIQGNPLGEYAVKYEKNDIISGAKTHPIIQVMNSLHYDSGTLGNHEFNYGLEFLDGTIKGAEYPIVNANVKTLSGENRYTPYVIKEKTVTDENGGKHQIKVGYIGFVPPQIMTWDKKNLEGRIQVEDIVESAKKTIPKMKAEGADIVIALAHSGIEKKAQSSGAENAVFDLATKVSGIDAIVSGHQHGLFPDAEYKGADQFDVDKGTINGIPVVMSSSWGKYAGVIDLRLQKTDGAWHVEDAKGSIEPIAGNVTSENETVVNTVKKAHEGTLKYIREPVGQTKADINSFFAQVKDDPSIQIVTDAQKWYAENKMKDTKYKDLPILSAGAPFKAGGRNGSNYYTNISAGDLAIKNIGDLYLYDNTVQIVKLNGSEVKDWLEMSAGQFNQIDQAKGGSQALINDAYRSYNFDVIDGVTYQVDVTKPAKYNENGTVIHPDASRIVNLSYQGKPVSAKQEFLIVTNNYRASGGGGFPHLSNDKIVYSSADENRQVLMDYIIQQKTINPQADHNWSILPVKGTNLTFESSLAAKPFADRADDVAYIGESKNAGYGQYKLQFKDDEPGTDPPKDDPWKLTVMHTNDTHAHLDNAARRMTKIKEIRSETDSSILLDAGDVFSGDLYFTKWQGLADLKLMNSMGYDAMTFGNHEFDKEPGALASFLSGNGSAVDPSGKYHFQAPDFPLVSANVDVSKESKLSPFIKKADTFTAGKKKKAGIYPYILLNVNGEKVAVFGLTTEDTSVTSSPGKSIVFNDAFQSAQDTVKEIQNKEHVNKIIALTHIGHQRDLDLAKKVKGIDLIVGGHTHTLVDKMEIVKNEEPTIVAQAKEYGEYLGRVDVAFDKNGVVLPKQSSLQALPVNEQTKEDPDLKEELDPFKKELISVKNEKVGSTKVALDGQREHVRSKETNLGNFIADGMLQKAKEAAGAQLAITNGGGIRAGIDKGDITLGDVLNVMPFGNTLYVADLTGKQIKQALEQGLSGIEAQGGAFPQVAGLTYTFTLNKKPGHRVLQAAAVQDDGSLKPISDMETYRVATSNFVGEGGDGYSVFNEASHKEDLGFVDYEVFIEQLEKAGKAVEPKVDGRAQEVYLPTKQKNGSWTLEDDSAFAVYAKNANTPIVYYDKNDGAKKQIDLSVTKKQIGLLKDRTTDSSLTILHDKFSMKMPMANAAAADTRFGVSPKGKVSGSLSNVYDFTMKQNNKEVKTFKAPVKLTLRIENTKKAKQPGIYHVDRKKHVYTKTENGSVSHDLVTGYTNHFSEYTILNANTKSAPPASGDHGSGKQPNGQNPSSGPAQDGVSPGGLLPDTATTMYTILLAGFLISALGTALYLYQRRKAKKVNEA; from the coding sequence GTGAGAATACAGAAAAGACGATGCAGCGTCAATATGACACTCCGTATTCTGCTGCCCCTAGTTATGATACTTAGTCTAATCCTCCCAACATCACCCATTAAAGCAGAAGAAAACAAATCCTCCAGTGTGAATCTCAGCATTTTAGCGACAACTGACGTTCACGCTAACATGATGGATTACGATTACTACAGCGACAAACCGACAACGGAATTCGGGCTGGCCCGAACGGCTCAGCTTATTGAGAAGCACAGGCGCGAAAACCCGAATACGCTGCTTGTCGATAACGGAGACCTGATCCAGGGGAATCCTCTCGGTGAATACGCAGTAAAATATGAGAAAAATGATATTATCTCAGGTGCAAAGACCCATCCGATCATTCAAGTAATGAATAGTCTGCACTATGATTCAGGAACGCTGGGCAATCATGAATTTAATTACGGGCTTGAATTTCTGGACGGGACGATCAAAGGCGCCGAATATCCGATCGTCAACGCCAATGTAAAAACATTAAGCGGCGAAAACCGCTATACGCCTTATGTCATAAAAGAGAAAACCGTTACAGATGAAAACGGCGGAAAGCATCAGATAAAAGTCGGCTACATCGGCTTTGTTCCTCCCCAAATCATGACGTGGGATAAGAAAAATCTTGAGGGCCGCATTCAGGTCGAAGACATTGTGGAATCCGCAAAGAAAACCATTCCGAAGATGAAAGCTGAAGGAGCCGATATTGTCATCGCCCTCGCCCACAGCGGCATCGAAAAGAAAGCGCAGTCTTCCGGCGCGGAAAATGCCGTTTTTGATCTGGCAACAAAAGTCAGCGGAATTGACGCCATCGTATCCGGGCATCAGCACGGGCTGTTCCCTGATGCCGAATACAAAGGCGCTGATCAATTCGACGTCGATAAAGGCACGATTAACGGCATCCCCGTTGTCATGTCCAGCAGCTGGGGCAAATATGCTGGCGTCATCGACCTCCGGCTCCAGAAAACAGACGGCGCGTGGCATGTGGAAGATGCAAAAGGCAGCATCGAGCCGATTGCCGGAAATGTGACTTCGGAAAACGAAACCGTCGTCAATACCGTCAAAAAAGCGCATGAAGGCACGCTCAAATATATCAGAGAACCTGTCGGCCAGACAAAAGCCGATATCAACAGTTTCTTCGCCCAAGTCAAAGATGATCCGTCCATTCAAATCGTAACGGATGCGCAAAAATGGTACGCCGAAAATAAGATGAAGGATACGAAATATAAAGATCTGCCTATCCTCTCTGCGGGCGCTCCGTTTAAAGCCGGGGGGCGGAACGGTTCAAACTACTATACAAACATTTCCGCAGGTGACCTCGCCATCAAAAATATCGGCGATTTATACTTGTATGACAACACGGTTCAGATCGTCAAGCTGAACGGAAGCGAAGTGAAAGACTGGCTCGAAATGTCCGCGGGGCAGTTTAATCAGATCGACCAGGCAAAAGGCGGCAGCCAAGCCCTCATAAATGACGCCTACCGCTCATACAATTTCGATGTCATTGACGGCGTCACCTATCAGGTCGATGTCACAAAACCGGCGAAATACAATGAAAACGGAACAGTCATTCATCCCGACGCAAGCCGGATCGTCAACCTTTCTTATCAAGGGAAGCCCGTCAGCGCCAAGCAGGAATTTCTTATCGTCACAAATAATTACCGCGCTTCAGGAGGCGGAGGGTTCCCTCACTTAAGCAATGATAAAATCGTATATTCATCAGCCGATGAAAACAGACAGGTCTTAATGGACTACATCATCCAGCAGAAAACGATTAATCCGCAGGCTGATCATAACTGGTCCATCCTTCCGGTCAAAGGGACGAACCTGACATTTGAATCCTCCTTGGCCGCAAAGCCGTTTGCCGACCGTGCAGATGACGTTGCCTATATCGGAGAATCCAAAAACGCTGGCTACGGACAGTACAAGCTCCAGTTCAAGGATGATGAACCGGGCACAGATCCGCCGAAAGATGATCCGTGGAAGCTCACCGTTATGCATACAAACGACACGCACGCCCACCTTGATAACGCGGCGAGGCGGATGACGAAAATTAAAGAAATCAGAAGCGAAACCGACAGCAGCATTTTGCTTGATGCGGGAGACGTCTTCTCAGGCGATCTCTATTTCACAAAGTGGCAGGGACTGGCGGATTTAAAATTGATGAACAGCATGGGCTACGACGCAATGACCTTCGGAAACCATGAGTTTGATAAAGAACCGGGTGCTCTCGCCAGCTTCCTGAGCGGTAACGGAAGCGCGGTTGATCCGTCCGGAAAATATCATTTCCAAGCGCCTGATTTTCCGCTCGTCAGCGCGAACGTTGATGTGTCCAAAGAATCAAAGCTCAGTCCATTCATCAAAAAAGCAGACACGTTTACGGCAGGAAAAAAGAAAAAAGCAGGCATCTATCCATACATTCTGCTTAATGTAAACGGAGAAAAAGTCGCCGTATTCGGCTTAACGACAGAAGATACGTCCGTCACATCAAGCCCGGGAAAAAGCATAGTCTTTAACGATGCCTTCCAATCGGCGCAAGATACGGTAAAAGAGATACAGAACAAAGAACACGTCAATAAAATTATCGCTCTGACCCATATCGGGCATCAGCGCGATCTCGATCTCGCCAAAAAAGTAAAAGGCATCGACTTAATCGTCGGCGGACATACGCATACGCTTGTAGATAAAATGGAGATAGTCAAAAACGAAGAGCCGACCATCGTCGCACAAGCAAAAGAATACGGTGAATACCTAGGCCGGGTTGATGTCGCATTTGACAAAAACGGCGTCGTCCTGCCGAAACAATCCTCTCTTCAGGCGCTGCCTGTGAACGAGCAGACGAAAGAAGACCCGGATCTGAAAGAAGAGCTTGATCCGTTTAAAAAAGAGCTCATCTCAGTCAAAAATGAAAAAGTCGGCTCAACGAAGGTCGCACTTGACGGCCAGCGTGAGCATGTCCGCTCCAAAGAAACGAATCTCGGGAACTTCATCGCAGACGGCATGCTTCAAAAAGCGAAGGAAGCGGCCGGCGCCCAACTTGCGATTACAAACGGGGGCGGCATCCGCGCAGGCATTGATAAAGGAGACATCACACTCGGTGATGTACTGAATGTGATGCCGTTCGGCAACACGCTTTACGTCGCGGATTTAACCGGAAAACAGATCAAACAAGCCCTGGAACAAGGGTTAAGCGGAATTGAGGCTCAAGGCGGCGCCTTCCCTCAAGTTGCCGGCTTGACATACACGTTTACACTGAATAAAAAACCGGGACACCGCGTTCTTCAAGCCGCGGCCGTGCAGGATGACGGCAGCTTAAAGCCGATTTCTGATATGGAAACATACAGAGTCGCCACAAGTAACTTTGTCGGTGAAGGCGGAGACGGATATTCCGTCTTTAACGAAGCATCACATAAAGAAGACCTTGGCTTTGTCGACTATGAGGTCTTCATAGAACAGCTTGAAAAAGCAGGAAAAGCGGTTGAACCGAAAGTTGACGGCCGCGCACAAGAAGTGTACCTGCCGACGAAACAAAAAAACGGCTCATGGACCCTTGAAGATGACAGCGCATTTGCCGTCTATGCCAAAAACGCCAACACTCCGATCGTGTATTACGACAAGAATGACGGCGCCAAAAAGCAGATTGACCTCAGTGTGACCAAAAAACAGATCGGACTGTTAAAGGACAGAACAACTGATTCTTCCCTTACGATCCTGCATGACAAGTTCAGCATGAAAATGCCGATGGCAAACGCAGCCGCAGCTGATACAAGGTTCGGCGTATCGCCGAAAGGAAAAGTAAGCGGGTCGCTTTCAAATGTGTACGATTTTACAATGAAGCAGAACAACAAAGAAGTAAAAACATTCAAAGCGCCGGTAAAGCTCACCCTGCGCATTGAGAATACGAAAAAAGCGAAACAGCCGGGCATTTATCATGTAGACCGGAAAAAGCACGTCTATACAAAAACAGAAAACGGTTCGGTTTCACACGATCTCGTCACGGGCTATACAAATCATTTCAGTGAATACACCATATTAAACGCAAACACGAAGAGCGCGCCGCCGGCAAGCGGAGATCACGGCTCGGGAAAGCAGCCAAACGGACAAAACCCATCATCCGGCCCTGCGCAGGACGGAGTATCGCCGGGCGGCCTGCTTCCTGATACGGCCACAACTATGTATACCATTCTCCTTGCAGGGTTTCTCATCAGCGCGCTCGGAACGGCACTGTATCTGTATCAAAGAAGAAAAGCAAAAAAAGTGAACGAAGCATAA
- a CDS encoding type 1 glutamine amidotransferase domain-containing protein, whose product MGKKIAVVLTDYFEDVEYTEPAKAFKDAGHELTVIEQEKGKTVKGKQGEAEVKVDASIDDVNPKDFDALLIPGGFSPDMLRADDRFVQFAKAFMDDKKPVFAICHGPQLLINAKALDGRKATGFTSIRIDMENAGANVVDEEVVVCQNQLVTSRTPDDIPAFNRESLKLLA is encoded by the coding sequence ATGGGTAAAAAAATTGCAGTTGTATTAACGGATTATTTCGAGGATGTCGAGTATACTGAACCTGCGAAAGCTTTTAAAGATGCAGGTCATGAATTAACAGTGATTGAACAGGAAAAAGGAAAAACAGTAAAAGGCAAACAAGGGGAAGCGGAAGTGAAAGTGGATGCGTCCATCGATGATGTGAATCCGAAAGACTTTGATGCATTGCTGATCCCGGGCGGATTCTCACCTGACATGCTGCGAGCGGATGACCGTTTCGTCCAATTTGCCAAAGCGTTTATGGATGATAAAAAACCTGTTTTCGCCATTTGCCACGGCCCTCAGCTTCTCATCAACGCGAAAGCATTGGACGGGCGCAAAGCGACAGGGTTTACATCGATCCGTATTGACATGGAAAACGCAGGCGCAAATGTAGTGGATGAAGAAGTCGTCGTCTGCCAGAACCAGCTGGTCACAAGCCGCACTCCGGATGACATTCCGGCATTCAACCGCGAATCATTAAAACTGCTTGCGTAA
- a CDS encoding MFS transporter encodes MKNIYTKMAAGLYINYFLLGMINIIIASNMEALSKQLHTSAAGVSYLVSAIGIGKLISLLFAGKLSDTFGRRPFIVAGAFLYLIFLIGIPLSTSYTAAFIFAIFAGIANSFLDSGTYPALIEGFPKNASSATVLIKAFVSIGATVLPFFIAFIADRHLFYGWTFFVPGIIFFLNGFFLLKVPFPNHKQKDDGGLTEAFPPDDTFKSQPSIWREGLAIILLGFSSTALFMLVQVWLPKFGQSVLGMPEVQAVKLLSYYSIGALVSVLLLAVLLNRVIQPITVMVLYPVIAAIALLALIFIHQPAVSVISSFVIGLSTAGILQLAMTVMAVLFPKNKGTITSFVNIASSLSFIVIPLVTGAISKAAGLTPVFLLDIGIAAVSALLALFIGIRFKQVMKA; translated from the coding sequence CCAATATGGAGGCATTATCAAAACAGCTTCATACATCAGCAGCCGGAGTCAGCTATTTGGTCTCCGCCATCGGAATCGGGAAGCTGATTTCGCTTCTGTTTGCCGGAAAGCTCTCGGATACATTCGGGAGACGGCCGTTTATCGTGGCGGGCGCATTTCTGTATCTGATTTTCTTAATCGGAATTCCGCTTTCGACAAGCTATACGGCCGCGTTTATCTTCGCCATTTTCGCAGGGATCGCAAATTCCTTTTTGGATTCCGGGACATATCCTGCTCTTATTGAAGGATTTCCGAAAAACGCAAGCTCTGCAACCGTGTTAATCAAAGCGTTTGTATCCATCGGCGCGACGGTGCTGCCGTTTTTTATCGCATTTATTGCGGACAGGCATTTGTTTTACGGCTGGACTTTTTTCGTGCCGGGCATCATTTTCTTCCTGAACGGCTTTTTCCTGCTGAAGGTGCCGTTTCCGAATCATAAGCAAAAAGACGACGGCGGCCTGACGGAAGCCTTTCCGCCGGATGACACGTTCAAATCACAGCCGTCGATATGGCGCGAAGGACTTGCCATTATTTTGTTAGGCTTTTCATCTACGGCGCTGTTTATGCTCGTTCAAGTATGGCTTCCTAAGTTCGGACAATCCGTTTTGGGCATGCCGGAGGTGCAAGCCGTTAAGTTGCTTAGCTATTACAGCATCGGGGCGCTTGTGTCTGTGTTATTGTTGGCCGTGCTGTTAAACAGAGTGATTCAGCCGATTACGGTAATGGTGCTGTACCCGGTGATCGCGGCAATCGCGCTGCTTGCTTTGATTTTCATTCATCAGCCGGCCGTATCGGTCATCAGCTCCTTTGTCATCGGTCTTTCAACTGCGGGTATTCTGCAATTGGCGATGACGGTTATGGCTGTTTTATTCCCTAAAAATAAAGGTACCATCACATCTTTTGTTAATATAGCATCAAGCTTATCTTTTATTGTCATTCCGCTTGTAACGGGAGCGATATCCAAAGCGGCCGGCCTGACCCCTGTTTTTCTGCTAGATATCGGAATTGCGGCTGTCAGCGCACTTCTCGCATTGTTTATCGGAATCCGCTTTAAGCAAGTGATGAAAGCCTGA